One segment of Porticoccus hydrocarbonoclasticus MCTG13d DNA contains the following:
- the trxB gene encoding thioredoxin-disulfide reductase, whose product MSAVQHHKLIILGSGPAGYTAAVYAARANLNPVIITGMQQGGQLTTTTDVDNWPGDAEGVQGPDLMMRMQAHAERFDTRIIFDHIEHVDLKQRPFLLRGSQAFSCDALIIATGASAQYLGLPSEEAFMGKGVSACATCDGFFYRGQKVAVIGGGNTAVEEALYLSNICSEVTLIHRRETLRSEKILQDKLFERAKNGNIKLLWNHTLDEVLGDETGVTGLRAVSTLDGKATNIALSGVFIAIGHKPNTDIFKDQLEMKNGYIIVHGGSDGNATATSIDGVFAAGDVADHVYRQAVTSAGSGCMAALDAEKYLDTSA is encoded by the coding sequence ATGTCGGCTGTACAACACCATAAACTGATCATCCTCGGCTCCGGACCCGCCGGTTATACTGCTGCTGTCTATGCTGCCCGCGCGAATCTCAACCCGGTCATTATTACCGGCATGCAGCAAGGGGGCCAGCTGACCACGACCACGGATGTGGATAACTGGCCTGGCGATGCCGAGGGTGTGCAGGGGCCTGACTTGATGATGCGTATGCAGGCTCACGCTGAGCGCTTTGATACACGCATCATTTTTGATCATATTGAGCATGTTGACTTGAAACAGCGCCCGTTTTTGCTAAGGGGCAGTCAAGCCTTCAGTTGCGATGCACTGATTATTGCCACAGGGGCTTCCGCACAGTACCTCGGATTGCCATCGGAGGAAGCGTTCATGGGCAAAGGCGTAAGCGCCTGTGCCACTTGTGACGGCTTTTTCTACCGCGGACAAAAAGTCGCTGTTATCGGCGGTGGGAATACAGCTGTCGAGGAAGCGCTTTACCTGTCAAATATCTGCAGTGAGGTCACACTGATTCATCGGCGAGAGACCCTGCGCTCCGAAAAAATATTACAGGATAAGCTCTTTGAGCGCGCCAAGAACGGTAATATCAAACTCCTTTGGAATCACACTCTGGACGAAGTACTGGGTGATGAGACAGGGGTTACAGGGTTGCGCGCGGTGAGCACGCTTGATGGCAAGGCTACAAACATTGCCTTATCGGGTGTATTTATTGCCATTGGCCACAAACCGAATACGGATATATTTAAAGACCAACTCGAGATGAAAAATGGCTATATCATTGTTCACGGAGGTAGTGATGGAAATGCCACAGCCACCAGCATAGACGGCGTCTTTGCCGCTGGCGATGTTGCCGATCATGTGTATCGTCAGGCCGTCACTTCTGCCGGTTCCGGTTGCATGGCGGCGCTGGATGCCGAAAAATATCTTGACACGTCAGCTTGA
- the aat gene encoding leucyl/phenylalanyl-tRNA--protein transferase gives MQKKLTPLDNRNPVFPSPEKALKEPAGLLAIGGNLTTTTLLSAYRQGIFPWYEHGQPILWWSPDPRAVIYPEQIHISRSLKKSIKRSNYQVRTNTAFSSVIELCAALRSNSLRGTWITHEIKNAYNALHREGHAHSVEIWQNNILIGGLYGVLIGRVFCGESMFSLIKDTSKIALVTLAEMMCRQGGTSLIDCQISNDHLRSMGATSIPRAAFLDQLQILKDKPFDGNFGHNSPVGLN, from the coding sequence ATGCAAAAAAAGTTAACCCCGCTTGATAACAGGAACCCGGTTTTTCCAAGCCCTGAAAAGGCTTTGAAAGAACCAGCAGGGCTACTGGCTATTGGCGGGAACCTTACAACAACGACCCTTTTGTCCGCCTATCGTCAGGGTATTTTCCCCTGGTACGAGCATGGACAACCTATATTATGGTGGTCTCCCGACCCCCGGGCAGTTATTTACCCGGAACAGATACACATTTCACGATCATTAAAGAAGTCAATAAAACGCAGTAACTACCAAGTACGTACTAACACGGCTTTTTCGTCAGTTATTGAGCTCTGTGCCGCCCTCAGGTCTAACAGCCTCAGGGGAACCTGGATTACCCACGAAATTAAGAACGCCTACAATGCACTTCATCGAGAAGGTCATGCACATTCGGTCGAAATCTGGCAAAACAATATACTTATAGGAGGATTATATGGCGTCCTGATAGGACGTGTGTTTTGCGGCGAGTCGATGTTCAGCCTGATTAAGGACACGTCCAAAATCGCCCTTGTGACACTAGCTGAAATGATGTGCCGCCAAGGGGGAACTTCTTTGATCGATTGCCAGATCAGTAATGACCACCTGCGTTCGATGGGTGCAACAAGCATTCCGCGAGCAGCCTTCCTAGATCAGCTACAGATATTGAAGGACAAACCTTTCGACGGAAATTTTGGGCATAACTCCCCTGTGGGTTTAAACTGA
- a CDS encoding arginyltransferase: MSRDISPDVKAIRLFLTEPHACSYLQNQQATTAFVDPGLRVDKNLYSYLSGMGFRRSGRYIYAPRCKHCNACIPARIPVAQFKPNRQQRRCRKQNGDLSIWLTRMVNESEHYPLYRQYLDSRHADGDMYPPTVGQYRDFISNIHDYSAMMEIRLKGELVAAGLVDILNDGLSAIYTYYSSGLSKRSLGTFSILAELMLARELGLPYLYLGYWIKDSPKMAYKDRYQPLELLRDGEWAPMN, from the coding sequence ATGTCCAGGGATATTTCGCCAGATGTCAAGGCCATCAGACTTTTCCTGACTGAGCCACATGCCTGTAGTTATCTTCAAAATCAACAAGCGACAACAGCGTTTGTAGATCCCGGTCTAAGGGTTGACAAAAATCTCTACAGTTACCTGTCTGGCATGGGTTTTCGTCGCAGTGGACGGTATATCTATGCTCCTCGCTGTAAGCATTGTAACGCCTGTATTCCTGCAAGGATCCCGGTGGCGCAATTTAAGCCCAACCGCCAACAGCGTCGGTGCCGTAAGCAGAATGGTGACCTCAGTATTTGGCTGACCCGTATGGTCAACGAAAGCGAACACTACCCTCTTTACCGACAGTACCTCGACAGCCGCCATGCTGACGGTGATATGTATCCGCCGACTGTTGGTCAATATCGTGACTTCATCAGCAATATTCATGACTATAGCGCCATGATGGAGATTCGCTTAAAGGGTGAGCTGGTCGCGGCAGGTCTAGTGGACATTCTAAATGACGGCCTATCCGCCATCTACACTTACTACTCATCAGGGTTATCGAAGCGCAGCCTTGGCACTTTCTCGATTTTGGCAGAACTCATGTTGGCAAGAGAGCTGGGGCTTCCCTACCTTTACTTGGGATACTGGATAAAAGACAGTCCAAAAATGGCTTACAAGGACAGATATCAACCGTTAGAGTTGCTCAGGGATGGTGAATGGGCACCAATGAATTGA
- the infA gene encoding translation initiation factor IF-1 produces the protein MSKEDHIEMEGEVVDTLPNTTFRVKLENGHIVTAHISGKMRKNYIRILTGDKVKVELTPYDLSKGRITYRAR, from the coding sequence ATGTCGAAAGAAGATCATATTGAAATGGAAGGAGAAGTGGTAGACACACTTCCCAATACAACCTTTCGCGTAAAACTGGAGAATGGGCACATTGTTACAGCACATATTTCCGGAAAAATGCGCAAAAATTACATACGCATCCTGACCGGAGACAAAGTCAAGGTCGAACTCACACCCTATGACCTGAGCAAGGGTCGTATCACCTATCGTGCTCGCTAA
- the clpA gene encoding ATP-dependent Clp protease ATP-binding subunit ClpA, whose protein sequence is MLSRELELSLNKAFKGARHKRHEFMTVEHLLLALLDNESALKVLRACGVDINVLRHDLDEFIESTTPIIPDELDERDTQPTLGFQRVLQRAVFHVQSSGKNEVQGDNVLVALFSEQESQAVYFLRLQNVARIDVVNYLSHGISKYADQSEQHDGESPQEESTADAENNSSSLLEQFTTNLNAQASKGYIDPLVGRVEEVERVCQVLARRRKNNPLLVGEAGVGKTAIAEGLAKMIVEEKVADTLRNSVVYALDLGDLLAGTKYRGDFEKRFKGVLAELREKEGAILFIDEIHTIIGAGAASGGVMDASNLLKPLLTSGKIRCIGSTTFQEYRGIFEKDRALSRRFQKIDVSEPTVEETVGILKGLKSRFEEHHKLKFTQAALKAAAELSARHINDRFLPDKAIDIIDEAGAYQQLQPPSKRKKVVGVGDVEAIVAKMARIPPKSVSASDKEQLKGLTDKLKMVVFGQDEAISALSTSIKLARAGLREGEKPIGSFLFSGPTGVGKTEVSKQLAEVLGIELLRFDMSEYMERHTVSRLIGAPPGYVGFDQGGLLTDAVTKNPHAVVLLDEIEKAHPEVFNLLLQVMDHGTLTDNNGRKADFRNIILIMTTNAGAEEMSRSSIGFTTQDHTTDGMAAITKLFTPEFRNRLDAIIQFKSLDSSVIHTVVDKFLSQLQQQLDDKRVLLEVDDEARDWLAKRGYDEKMGARPMARLIQEKIKKPLAEEVLFGNLSSGGVVHVSVSEDGELLIETEVEEA, encoded by the coding sequence ATGTTAAGCAGAGAGCTTGAGCTCAGTCTGAATAAGGCTTTTAAAGGGGCCCGTCACAAACGCCATGAATTCATGACGGTAGAACATCTACTGCTCGCGTTGCTGGACAACGAGTCAGCACTCAAGGTATTGAGAGCCTGTGGTGTTGACATCAATGTGCTTCGCCACGACCTAGATGAGTTTATTGAGTCTACAACACCGATAATCCCCGATGAGCTTGATGAAAGGGACACTCAGCCAACACTCGGTTTTCAACGTGTTCTTCAGCGCGCCGTATTTCATGTGCAATCCTCCGGTAAAAACGAGGTGCAGGGCGATAATGTACTGGTTGCGTTATTCAGCGAACAGGAAAGTCAGGCCGTGTACTTCCTCCGTCTGCAAAATGTAGCCAGAATCGATGTGGTTAACTATCTCTCCCACGGAATTTCCAAATACGCAGACCAGTCGGAGCAGCACGATGGTGAGTCTCCTCAGGAAGAAAGTACCGCGGATGCAGAAAACAACAGCAGTAGTCTGTTGGAGCAATTCACCACTAATTTAAATGCCCAGGCCAGTAAAGGCTATATCGATCCCCTCGTGGGGCGTGTTGAGGAAGTGGAGCGTGTCTGCCAGGTGCTGGCTCGTCGCCGCAAGAATAATCCGCTACTGGTCGGTGAAGCCGGTGTCGGTAAAACGGCTATTGCTGAAGGCCTCGCTAAAATGATCGTCGAAGAGAAGGTGGCAGATACACTTCGTAATAGCGTTGTCTATGCCCTTGATCTTGGGGATTTGTTAGCCGGCACAAAATACCGTGGTGACTTTGAGAAGCGTTTCAAAGGCGTGCTTGCTGAACTTCGCGAAAAAGAAGGTGCTATCCTCTTCATTGATGAGATTCATACCATTATCGGTGCTGGTGCCGCTTCCGGTGGTGTTATGGATGCCTCAAATTTGTTAAAGCCACTTTTGACCTCCGGAAAAATCCGTTGTATCGGTTCTACTACATTCCAGGAATACCGCGGCATTTTTGAGAAAGACAGGGCTCTGTCTCGTCGCTTCCAGAAAATTGATGTGTCTGAACCCACTGTTGAAGAGACTGTGGGTATTCTTAAGGGGCTCAAGTCCCGTTTTGAAGAGCATCACAAGCTGAAGTTTACCCAGGCTGCCCTGAAAGCCGCAGCAGAACTGTCTGCACGCCACATTAATGATCGTTTTTTGCCAGACAAGGCAATAGACATTATTGATGAAGCAGGTGCCTATCAGCAGTTACAACCGCCTTCGAAACGAAAAAAAGTTGTCGGTGTTGGTGATGTTGAGGCGATTGTCGCGAAGATGGCAAGAATTCCGCCAAAAAGTGTCTCTGCCTCAGACAAGGAGCAACTGAAAGGCCTCACAGACAAGCTGAAAATGGTAGTTTTTGGCCAGGATGAAGCGATTTCTGCACTTTCTACGTCGATCAAACTGGCCCGTGCAGGTCTTCGGGAAGGTGAAAAGCCTATTGGGTCTTTTCTGTTTTCCGGGCCGACAGGGGTGGGTAAAACCGAGGTGTCGAAGCAATTGGCTGAAGTGCTGGGTATCGAATTACTGCGTTTTGACATGTCAGAGTATATGGAGCGGCATACTGTCTCCAGGCTGATAGGTGCGCCCCCGGGGTATGTGGGTTTTGACCAGGGCGGGCTGTTAACAGATGCTGTGACTAAAAATCCTCATGCTGTTGTTTTGCTTGATGAAATTGAAAAGGCCCACCCGGAGGTTTTCAATCTTTTATTACAAGTGATGGACCACGGAACACTTACTGATAACAATGGGCGAAAGGCCGATTTCAGAAATATCATTCTGATTATGACGACCAACGCCGGTGCCGAAGAGATGAGTCGCAGCTCGATTGGTTTTACCACACAGGACCATACAACAGATGGCATGGCTGCGATTACCAAACTGTTTACACCGGAGTTCAGGAATCGCCTTGATGCGATTATTCAGTTCAAGTCTCTGGACAGTAGCGTGATTCATACCGTGGTTGACAAGTTCCTCAGTCAGTTGCAACAACAACTGGATGACAAACGCGTGTTGCTCGAAGTTGATGACGAGGCGAGAGACTGGTTAGCGAAACGTGGCTATGATGAGAAAATGGGTGCTCGCCCCATGGCTCGTTTGATACAGGAAAAAATCAAGAAGCCACTGGCAGAAGAAGTGTTGTTCGGCAATTTATCTTCTGGAGGCGTTGTACACGTTTCTGTATCGGAAGACGGTGAGTTGCTGATTGAGACAGAGGTTGAAGAGGCTTGA
- the clpS gene encoding ATP-dependent Clp protease adapter ClpS — MKMSLKIYFGEKDDEQQEWQHNTAAVVEAASPELKRPKRYKVVLFNDDYTPMEFVVGLLEIFFGMNREVATRVMLKVHLDGKAVCGVYTKDVAETKVAQVNDYARKNEHPLLCEVEPSEDDDL, encoded by the coding sequence ATGAAAATGAGCTTAAAGATTTATTTTGGTGAAAAAGACGATGAGCAACAGGAGTGGCAACACAATACCGCTGCTGTTGTCGAAGCAGCATCACCTGAACTCAAACGCCCAAAGAGATACAAGGTGGTTCTGTTTAATGATGATTATACTCCGATGGAGTTTGTTGTAGGGTTACTGGAAATCTTCTTTGGCATGAATCGTGAGGTGGCGACGCGGGTAATGCTGAAGGTCCATTTGGACGGCAAGGCCGTATGTGGTGTATACACAAAGGATGTTGCAGAAACCAAAGTTGCACAAGTGAATGATTATGCCAGGAAGAATGAACATCCATTACTTTGCGAAGTAGAACCCTCGGAAGATGATGATCTCTAA
- a CDS encoding cold-shock protein, with amino-acid sequence MPSGTVKWFNNAKGYGFILSSDGVSDVFAHYSAINMEGYKTLKAGQEVSFDLAEGQKGLHASNIMPLINDKEVTPTEPESGEHSENGND; translated from the coding sequence ATGCCGTCAGGAACAGTCAAGTGGTTTAATAATGCTAAGGGCTACGGGTTTATTCTGTCATCAGATGGCGTGAGTGATGTCTTTGCCCACTACTCAGCAATCAACATGGAAGGCTATAAAACCTTAAAAGCTGGCCAAGAAGTGTCATTTGATCTCGCAGAGGGCCAAAAAGGCCTGCATGCCTCCAATATTATGCCTTTGATCAACGACAAAGAGGTTACCCCGACAGAACCTGAATCCGGTGAACACTCAGAAAATGGAAATGATTAA
- the icd gene encoding NADP-dependent isocitrate dehydrogenase, which yields MGYQHIQIPTDGEKITVNSDYSLNVPSNPIIPFIEGDGIGVDITPVMVKVVDAAVEKAYAGSKKISWMEVYCGEKAAEIYDGDWFPAETLDAIREFSVSIKGPLTTPVGGGFRSLNVALRQELDLYVCQRPVRWFQGVPSPVKKPGEVDMCIFRENSEDIYAGIEWRAGTDEAKKVINFLRNEMGVTKIRFPENCGIGVKPVSEQGTKRLVSKAIQYAIDQDKSSVTLVHKGNIMKFTEGAFCDWGFEVARDEFGAKPLDGGPWQVMKNPNTGKEIVIKEVIADAMLQQVLLRPAEYDVIATLNLNGDYLSDALAAQVGGIGIAPGANLSDNIAIFEATHGTAPKYAGQDKVNPGSLILSAEMMLRHMGWNEAADLIIKGIEGAISEKKVTYDFERLMDGATLLSSSQFGDALIARM from the coding sequence ATGGGATATCAGCACATCCAGATACCAACTGATGGTGAAAAAATTACAGTCAATTCCGATTATTCTCTCAATGTTCCCAGCAACCCCATTATTCCGTTCATCGAAGGTGACGGTATCGGTGTAGACATCACGCCAGTGATGGTAAAAGTTGTAGATGCTGCCGTTGAAAAGGCTTACGCGGGGAGCAAGAAAATTTCCTGGATGGAAGTTTATTGCGGCGAGAAAGCTGCAGAAATTTATGATGGTGACTGGTTTCCCGCCGAGACGCTGGATGCCATCAGAGAGTTTAGTGTTTCAATCAAAGGTCCATTGACAACACCGGTGGGTGGAGGTTTTCGCTCATTGAATGTGGCTCTGCGCCAAGAGCTCGACTTGTATGTATGTCAGCGCCCGGTTCGCTGGTTCCAGGGTGTTCCTTCACCGGTCAAAAAACCAGGTGAAGTAGACATGTGTATCTTCCGTGAAAATTCGGAAGATATTTATGCAGGCATTGAGTGGCGTGCAGGCACTGATGAAGCCAAAAAAGTCATTAACTTCCTCCGCAATGAAATGGGCGTGACCAAAATCCGCTTCCCGGAAAATTGTGGTATCGGTGTCAAACCTGTTTCAGAACAGGGCACCAAGCGCCTGGTCAGTAAAGCCATTCAATATGCGATTGATCAGGATAAATCTTCTGTCACCCTGGTTCACAAGGGTAATATCATGAAATTCACCGAAGGTGCTTTTTGTGATTGGGGCTTTGAAGTGGCCAGAGATGAATTTGGCGCGAAACCACTGGATGGAGGGCCCTGGCAGGTCATGAAGAACCCGAATACGGGTAAAGAAATTGTTATCAAGGAAGTGATTGCAGATGCGATGTTGCAACAGGTTCTTTTGCGTCCGGCTGAATATGATGTCATTGCCACACTTAATTTGAATGGTGACTATCTATCGGACGCGCTTGCTGCTCAGGTGGGTGGTATCGGTATAGCCCCGGGTGCCAACCTCTCTGATAATATTGCGATTTTTGAGGCTACCCATGGTACTGCACCCAAATACGCTGGCCAGGATAAAGTTAACCCCGGCTCACTGATTCTCTCTGCTGAAATGATGCTTCGGCACATGGGCTGGAATGAAGCCGCTGATTTGATAATCAAAGGGATCGAGGGCGCGATTTCCGAGAAAAAGGTCACATACGACTTTGAGCGTCTCATGGATGGCGCAACCTTGTTGTCGTCATCGCAATTTGGCGATGCGCTGATCGCCAGAATGTAA
- a CDS encoding pseudouridine synthase → MANLLLFNKPFGVLSQFSDCDGHPGLGHYLQQPNIYAAGRLDHDSEGLLLLTDDGKLQAIISNPRHKLKKTYWAQVEGEITQPALAQLIRGVKLRDGITQPASAKLIEPPQLWTRNPPIRQRPNQPTSWIELQISEGKNRQVRRMTAATGFPTLRLIRVAIGSWTLGNLLPEQYRWETIHIPDTKHHRFRPKRAKW, encoded by the coding sequence ATGGCTAATCTCCTGCTCTTCAATAAACCCTTCGGTGTCTTGAGCCAGTTCTCTGATTGTGACGGGCACCCGGGACTGGGGCATTACCTGCAGCAGCCAAACATTTATGCTGCTGGACGGTTGGACCATGACTCGGAAGGTCTGCTCCTGTTAACAGATGACGGCAAACTACAAGCAATCATCAGCAATCCGAGACACAAACTGAAAAAGACCTACTGGGCACAGGTCGAGGGTGAAATAACGCAACCGGCATTAGCTCAACTGATACGGGGCGTGAAGCTGAGAGACGGCATCACTCAGCCCGCCTCAGCCAAGCTGATCGAGCCACCGCAGCTCTGGACACGAAATCCGCCCATAAGGCAACGACCAAATCAGCCTACCAGTTGGATAGAATTGCAAATTTCAGAAGGTAAAAACAGACAGGTGCGCAGGATGACTGCGGCAACCGGCTTTCCCACACTGAGACTGATCAGGGTTGCAATTGGGAGCTGGACACTTGGAAACCTACTGCCTGAACAATATCGCTGGGAAACCATCCACATACCTGACACAAAGCACCACAGGTTTCGCCCAAAGAGGGCAAAATGGTGA
- a CDS encoding NUDIX hydrolase: MVNQIHLTVAVVVERKGRFLMVREIRNGLELYNQPAGHVEPGETPIEAAIRETLEETTWHVVPTAIISFTTFRAPANDITYYRLAFAADADQLDPLQVIDPDIEEAMWLTYEEILQKRQQLRSPMVLEAIEDYRRGIFYSLDLLKTHR; encoded by the coding sequence ATGGTGAATCAAATTCATCTGACGGTGGCTGTCGTTGTTGAACGTAAGGGCCGTTTTCTCATGGTCAGGGAAATTCGCAATGGACTCGAGCTATACAACCAGCCCGCAGGGCATGTTGAACCCGGAGAGACACCCATTGAAGCAGCCATCAGAGAAACGTTGGAAGAAACTACTTGGCATGTTGTACCCACCGCCATCATCAGCTTTACTACCTTTCGGGCACCCGCAAACGACATAACCTACTACCGTCTGGCTTTTGCGGCAGATGCTGATCAACTAGACCCTCTACAGGTTATCGATCCGGATATAGAGGAAGCGATGTGGCTGACTTATGAAGAAATACTACAAAAAAGACAACAACTGCGAAGCCCCATGGTTCTCGAAGCAATCGAAGATTACCGGAGAGGCATCTTCTATTCATTGGATTTACTGAAAACTCATCGGTAA
- the mnmA gene encoding tRNA 2-thiouridine(34) synthase MnmA — MNSPKKVIVGMSGGVDSSVTALLLQKQGFDVEGLFMKNWDEDDGTDYCTARQDLNDAQAVADSLNIHLHTANFAAEYWDNVFEYFLAEYKAGRTPNPDVLCNREIKFKTFLDYARILGADSIATGHYARRLDSNGQTFLLKGLDNNKDQSYFLHAVDEAAFCQSLFPLGELEKPAVRTLAEQYGLATAKKRDSTGICFIGERRFKDFLEQYIPAQPGDIENPEGIVVGIHQGLMYHTLGQRQGLGIGGLRGASDDPWYVVGKDLPRNVLIVAQGAEHPLLYSDSLSTTEVHWINGLPAHNQFRCKAKVRYRQSDQECTVTKNDESYQVLFDVRQRAVTPGQSIVFYDGEICMGGGVINHTWNSTEPLCC; from the coding sequence ATGAACTCACCCAAAAAAGTCATTGTCGGCATGTCCGGCGGCGTAGACTCTTCTGTTACTGCTTTGTTGTTACAAAAGCAGGGGTTTGATGTGGAAGGTCTGTTCATGAAGAACTGGGATGAGGATGATGGCACCGATTACTGCACTGCCCGCCAAGATCTCAATGACGCCCAGGCCGTTGCAGATTCACTGAACATCCACCTTCATACCGCCAATTTCGCTGCGGAATACTGGGACAACGTTTTTGAGTACTTTTTGGCCGAGTACAAAGCCGGTCGTACGCCAAACCCCGATGTCCTCTGTAACCGCGAGATCAAGTTTAAGACATTTCTCGACTACGCCCGCATTCTCGGCGCCGATTCTATCGCCACAGGCCACTACGCAAGGCGTCTTGACAGCAATGGACAAACCTTTCTACTGAAAGGGCTGGACAACAACAAGGATCAAAGCTATTTCCTGCACGCTGTTGATGAGGCCGCTTTTTGTCAATCGCTGTTTCCCCTCGGTGAACTTGAAAAGCCCGCTGTGCGAACTCTTGCGGAACAATATGGCCTGGCTACAGCAAAGAAACGTGATTCCACCGGCATCTGCTTTATCGGCGAACGTCGTTTCAAGGACTTTCTCGAGCAATACATACCAGCACAACCCGGCGATATCGAAAATCCGGAGGGCATTGTTGTCGGTATTCATCAGGGCTTGATGTACCATACACTGGGACAACGTCAGGGGTTGGGCATTGGTGGTCTTCGAGGTGCCAGCGATGACCCCTGGTATGTGGTGGGCAAAGACCTCCCCAGGAATGTACTGATTGTCGCCCAGGGGGCGGAACACCCACTCCTGTACAGTGACAGCTTGAGTACTACTGAAGTCCACTGGATCAACGGATTACCCGCCCACAACCAATTCCGATGCAAAGCCAAAGTTCGTTACCGGCAATCAGATCAGGAGTGTACCGTCACGAAGAATGACGAAAGCTATCAGGTCCTGTTTGATGTGCGACAACGGGCTGTAACCCCCGGACAATCCATTGTGTTTTATGATGGAGAGATTTGTATGGGCGGTGGAGTCATCAATCACACATGGAACTCAACTGAGCCGTTATGCTGCTAA
- the hflD gene encoding high frequency lysogenization protein HflD, whose translation MLLKKPTKDQIIALSGVFQACQLVETLAKSGSIPADRFQVCIESLFQQNPDSTEQVFGSVDNLQLGMETLQELLTLQTTAKQSDTLRYAVGVIHLSRKLLNNKTMINMIGERLEQANRQAAHFSSVSHTNVIANLAQIYQDSISTFRYRIQVNGYAGYLQQDSIAQRIRCLLFAGIRAAILWHQLGGKRYHLIFSRKQLLSQLHTLHT comes from the coding sequence ATGCTGCTAAAAAAACCCACAAAAGATCAGATTATTGCACTCAGTGGCGTGTTTCAGGCTTGCCAGCTCGTCGAAACGCTGGCAAAAAGCGGTTCAATCCCCGCAGATCGTTTTCAAGTCTGTATCGAGAGCCTTTTTCAGCAAAACCCGGACAGCACCGAACAGGTATTCGGCTCAGTGGATAATCTCCAGCTGGGCATGGAAACCCTGCAGGAACTACTGACATTACAAACAACCGCCAAGCAGTCCGACACGCTACGTTACGCCGTGGGCGTCATCCACCTATCCAGAAAACTACTGAACAATAAAACCATGATCAACATGATCGGAGAACGGCTGGAACAGGCCAATCGCCAGGCGGCCCACTTCTCTTCAGTCAGCCATACCAACGTCATTGCGAATCTGGCGCAGATCTATCAGGACAGCATCAGTACATTTCGCTACCGCATTCAGGTAAATGGTTATGCGGGATACCTGCAACAGGACTCTATTGCTCAACGTATACGCTGCCTGCTTTTTGCCGGCATCAGGGCAGCCATTCTGTGGCATCAACTGGGCGGCAAACGCTATCACTTGATATTCAGTCGCAAACAGCTTCTCAGTCAACTTCATACCCTGCACACCTAA